In Carya illinoinensis cultivar Pawnee chromosome 9, C.illinoinensisPawnee_v1, whole genome shotgun sequence, the following are encoded in one genomic region:
- the LOC122275193 gene encoding uncharacterized protein LOC122275193 — translation MQERQSVEEPTGISNRARLEVLEDHTNKITSILDGVTNNLAELRVAMETSNKDNQRAMENIRRETNTTLERLERRLAENRPGTPPHGGDAYAEGLEASVTESMHASPRQGWRHGGRVENRQGYHERWIPNAAFEREDPLAGYRARSPSVHHEHQEFEHEQGYEEPYQHEQPGPWRRQHGRGYHGPQFERDDYEDRRGNRYQDWGPRRPKVDFPKYSGGDPYEWLDKVHHYFLTYDIPRHERVSIACFYLEGKAGKWWRWIRDQYDKDHMRLGWTAFEKELLSQFGPSPVVNHHGQLAKLRQEGKVQHYIEEFRQLQIMVRGWSEEALIGTFIDGLRPWLAKEIKLRQPTRLPEVMKMAEILEESHSSERRPTKDMGSKSFKTVQTKVSWKGRDTSATTSKPRPEIKKLSSEEVQERIKKGLCFKCGDKWSPGHKCKAAQALFMFEDESSDDESESSQEEPSQEEETEETESGGTPEEAELSLNAMAGISKPTSMRLMAWVGKHEVTLLVDSGSTHNFINSSIVGKVGLKPSPIPPFEVKVASGEKLQCEALIREVKMNVQGVRIMADLHVLPLVGLDLVLGNAWLKSLGRVVHDYHNMTMEFKLGSKKRLWTAIASKEIKSCEAIMFEKLCKGGAHCFAIVVAKEDVMRQVENKGQEGTHDDLELLPEEVKPVLAAHKGVLEVPTALPPPREFDHRIRLVDETKPINVPPYRYAHFQKGEIERQVDEMLKSGLIRPSTSPFSSPVLLVRKKDGTWRFCTDYRALNEATVKDRFPIPTVDEMLDELHGATVFSKLDLRAGYHQIRMNEEDIHKTAFRTHSGHYEYLVMPFGLCNAPSTFQAAMNSIFKPLLRKFVLVFFDDILVYSRTIEEHKQHLEKVLTILEEHHFFIKATKCAFMEKELEYLGHFISGDGVKVDHRKIEAMVDWPLPKDISALRGFLGLTGYYRRFVKGYGLIAKPLTAMLKKDSFEWTTEAREAFEELKRAMTKTPVLALPNFERSFEVYTDASGEGIGAVLVQDRRPLAFISKALGPMKKAWSTYARELLAVVHAVKVWRPYLLGRKFTIITDQQALRHLLQQKIVTPEQQKFLVKLLGFEYDIVYQPGKENKVADALSRREGSQLLKVVGDDEESSNLALSGAEWRVWDKIREATRLDARALEIIELLDAQGQGVVNYKVRDGLIFYKNYVYVPNVPNLRDEILNHFHNSKEGGHSGWLRTYIRLKHFFHWEGIKGDVKRLVASCDICQKAKYDTRPEAGLLQPLPIPNRIWEDLAMDFIEGLPISAGHEVILVVVDRLSKYAHFIPLYHPYTAKSVAKAFVNNITKLHGFPRTIVSDRDRVFMSSFWRQLFELQGSKLKTSSSYHPQTDGQSEVVNRTLEQYLRCFCHEEQRRWADYLPWAEFWYNTSYHSSIEKSPFEVVYGRPPPLLVSYEKGSASNNEVEQELIDRDEVLAKVKRELKKAQTRMKKYHDQGRRAVSFKVGDYVYLKLRQFGQKTMRKTASAKLNQKFYGPYRVLEKLGSVAYKLQLPPTSQLHPVFHVSLLKKKVGDPSLIGEELPTVDQEGRILMKPKEVLGYRLHRRGRGRPRVWQALILWEGLSRDEATWEDYDGLEKKYPQLILEGKDMLKGRGNVKTPRQEATGHALTSTSPCQDSTPAALLASLDCPQTVPLVNARPRSPSIRQRTVGARTQARLSHHTQRTARLHARLARVRSGHAWAMRAHRVHAWAVRRHKAHAWPRHPRSARLHIHLGIDGAATQQAHACWHAAQRPGLDQGHADQRPGLGQGLAAQRLGLDQGHADQHPGFGQGLADQRPGTTAWAMQTNAQAPLAWAMQQPAMLKPTTVQPSDSSMVPSPHNLGHTCKDHGPAKASPAGQSEDPRMQA, via the coding sequence ATGCAAGAGAGGCAGTCTGTAGAGGAGCCCACGGGCATTTCCAATAGAGCCCGGCTAGAAGTTCTAGAGGATCACACCAACAAGATTACTTCAATTCTTGATGGTGTCACCAACAACTTAGCCGAGCTACGTGTGGCCATGGAGACCTCTAACAAGGATAACCAGAGGGCCATGGAGAACATAAGAAGAGAGACGAACACCACATTGGAGCGGCTAGAGAGGAGACTAGCCGAGAACCGTCCTGGGACACCACCTCATGGGGGCGATGCCTATGCTGAGGGACTGGAAGCCAGTGTAACCGAGTCCATGCATGCGTCGCCAAGGCAAGGTTGGAGGCATGGTGGCCGTGTAGAGAACCGCCAAGGTTACCATGAGAGGTGGATTCCGAATGCTGCTTTTGAGAGGGAGGACCCATTGGCTGGCTATCGGGCTAGGAGCCCTAGTGTTCACCATGAGCACCAGGAATTTGAGCACGAGCAAGGCTATGAGGAGCCTTACCAACATGAACAACCCGGGCCATGGAGAAGACAACATGGTCGTGGCTACCATGGGCCACAATTTGAGAGGGACGACTATGAAGATAGAAGAGGAAACCGATATCAGGATTGGGGACCCAGGCGCCCTAAGGTCGACTTCCCAAAGTATAGCGGTGGTGACCCCTATGAGTGGTTGGACAAGGTCCATCACTACTTTCTGACGTATGACATCCCACGCCATGAGAGGGTGTCCATAGCCTGCTTTTACCTTGAAGGCAAGGCTGGAAAATGGTGGCGTTGGATAAGGGACCAGTACGACAAGGATCATATGAGGCTGGGCTGGACAGCCTTTGAGAAGGAGCTCCTCAGTCAATTCGGGCCATCACCAGTTGTCAATCACCATGGGCAGCTGGCCAAGCTAAGGCAAGAGGGCAAGGTCCAGCACTATATAGAGGAGTTCAGACAGCTACAGATCATGGTTAGGGGCTGGTCGGAGGAAGCCTTGATAGGCACATTCATTGATGGTTTGAGACCTTGGCTTGCCAAGGAGATCAAACTTAGACAACCCACAAGGCTACCCGAGGTGATGAAGATGGCTGAAATTCTTGAGGAGAGCCATTCTAGTGAGCGGCGCCCAACCAAAGACATGGGGAGCAAGTCTTTCAAGACTGTGCAAACCAAGGTCTCTTGGAAGGGAAGGGACACATCAGCCACCACCTCCAAACCGAGACCGGAGATCAAGAAGCTATCCAGTGAAGAGGTGCAAGAGCGCATCAAGAAGGGGCTGTGTTTTAAGTGCGGAGACAAATGGAGCCCCGGTCACAAGTGCAAGGCAGCTCAGGCCTTGTTTATGTTTGAGGACGAGTCAAGTGATGATGAGTCTGAAAGCAGCCAAGAGGAACCCAGCCAAGAGGAGGAAACCGAGGAAACCGAATCTGGTGGCACAccagaggaggctgagctatcATTGAATGCCATGGCTGGCATTTCTAAACCCACGTCCATGAGGTTGATGGCATGGGTGGGCAAGCATGAAGTGACTTTGCTAGTGGATAGCGGCTCCACACACAACTTCATTAATTCCAGCATTGTGGGCAAGGTTGGACTTAAGCCGAGCCCTATTCCCCCATTTGAAGTGAAGGTGGCAAGTGGAGAAAAGCTGCAATGTGAGGCCCTCATCCGTGAAGTGAAGATGAATGTTCAGGGGGTCCGTATTATGGCAGACTTGCATGTGCTGCCCTTGGTCGGCCTTGACTTAGTCTTGGGGAATGCTTGGCTGAAGAGCCTTGGCAGGGTTGTCCATGACTATcacaacatgaccatggagtttAAACTTGGCTCCAAGAAGCGACTGTGGACAGCCATTGCCAGTAAGGAGATCAAGTCATGCGAGGCCATTATGTTTGAGAAACTTTGCAAAGGCGGGGCACATTGCTTCGCCATCGTGGTGGCCAAAGAGGATGTAATGAGACAAGTCGAGAACAAGGGTCAGGAGGGCACCCATGATGATTTAGAGCTACTGCCCGAGGAAGTCAAGCCTGTCTTAGCAGCCCACAAGGGGGTTCTCGAGGTGCCCACTGCACTTCCACCTCCTAGAGAGTTTGATCACAGAATTCGACTAGTGGATGAAACCAAGCCGATCAACGTGCCACCCTATAGATATGCCCACTTTCAGAAGGGAGAGATTGAACGGCAGGTGGATGAGATGCTGAAGAGTGGCCTAATCCGCCCTAGTACCAGTCCCTTTTCTTCACCAGTGCTGTTGGTAAGGAAGAAGGATGGCACATGGAGGTTCTGTACGGACTATAGGGCCTTGAATGAAGCCACGGTCAAGGACAGATTTCCCATCCCCACTGTcgatgagatgttagatgagCTGCATGGGGCTACGGTGTTCTCAAAGTTAGATCTAAGGGCCGGCTACCATCAGATTCGAATGAATGAGGAAGACATCCATAAGACAGCCTTTAGGACTCACTCAGGCCATTATGAATACCTAGTGATGCCTTTCGGTTTGTGCAATGCTCCATCAACGTTTCAGGCTGCAATGAATAGCATCTTCAAGCCACTACTTCGGAAGTTTGTGCTTGTCTTCTTCGATGACATTTTGGTCTATTCTAGGACCATCGAAGAGCATAAGCAACACTTGGAGAAGGTGCTAACAATTCTGGAGGAGCATCATTTCTTTATCAAAGCCACCAAGTGTGCCTTCATGGAGAAGGAGTTGGAGTACTTAGGCCACTTTATCTCAGGAGATGGTGTCAAAGTTGATCACAGAAAGATAGAGGCCATGGTGGATTGGCCTCTACCCAAGGACATCTCAGCCTTGAGAGGATTTCTGGGGCTCACGGGTTATTACAGGAGGTTTGTCAAAGGCTATGGGCTAATAGCCAAGCCACTCACAGCAATGCTCAAGAAGGACAGTTTCGAGTGGACAACCGAGGCTAGGGAAGCCTTTGAAGAACTGAAGCGAGCCATGACCAAGACACCTGTGTTGGCACTCCCCAATTTTGAGAGATCGTTTGAAGTTTATACAGATGCAAGCGGTGAAGGCATCGGGGCTGTGTTGGTCCAAGACCGAAGGCCTTTGGCCTTCATTTCCAAGGCACTCGGGCCTATGAAGAAAGCATGGAGTACCTATGCCCGAGAGCTATTGGCAGTGGTGCATGCTGTCAAGGTGTGGCGCCCATACCTCTTGGGGCGCAAGTTTACCATCATCACAGACCAGCAGGCCTTAAGGCATCTATTGCAACAGAAAATTGTCACCCCGGAACAACAGAAGTTCCTTGTCAAGTTGCTAGGCTTTGAGTATGACATAGTCTATCAACCGGGCAAGGAAAATAAGGTGGCTGATGCCTTAAGCCGCAGGGAGGGCAGCCAACTACTTAAGGTAGTGGGAGATGATGAGGAGTCATCAAACTTGGCACTAAGCGGGGCAGAATGGCGAGTATGGGACAAGATCAGAGAGGCTACCAGATTGGATGCAAGGGCACTTGAGATCATTGAGCTCTTGGATGCCCAAGGGCAAGGGGTTGTAAACTACAAAGTGAGAGATGGTCTGATCTTCTACAAGAACTATGTTTATGTGCCGAACGTTCCCAATCTCAGGGATGAGATTCTAAATCATTTCCATAACAGCAAGGAAGGTGGTCATTCTGGATGGTTGAGAACATACATCCGATTGAAGCATTTCTTCCATTGGGAGGGAATCAAGGGTGATGTCAAGAGACTTGTGGCCAGCTGTGACATCTGTCAGAAGGCCAAGTATGACACTAGGCCAGAAGCGGGACTTCTCCAACCATTGCCAattccaaacagaatttgggaggACTTGGCCATGGATTTCATAGAGGGACTACCCATTAGTGCAGGGCATGAAGTGATTCTGGTGGTAGTAGACCGACTAAGCAAGTATGCCCACTTTATCCCTCTATATCACCCTTATACAGCCAAGTCAGTGGCTAAAGCCTTTGTCAACAACATTACTAAGCTGCATGGGTTTCCAAGGACCATAGTATCAGATCGGGACAGGGTCTTTATGAGTTCATTTTGGAGGCAACTATTTGAATTGCAAGGCAGCAAGCTTAAGACGAGTTCCTCCTATCACCCACAAACGGATGGCCAATCTGAGGTTGTCAATAGGACTTTGGAACAATATTTGAGGTGCTTCTGTCATGAAGAGCAAAGGAGATGGGCAGATTACCTTCCATGGGCAGAGTTTTGGTATAACACCTCTTATCACTCTTCTATTGAGAAAAGCCCTTTTGAAGTCGTATATGGCAGACCACCACCACTCTTGGTCAGCTATGAAAAGGGCTCAGCCAGTAATAATGAAGTAGAGCAAGAGCTGATTGATAGGGACGAGGTACTGGCTAAAGTTAAAAGAGAGCTCAAGAAGGCCCAAACTCGAATGAAGAAGTACCATGATCAGGGACGACGTGCTGTGTCCTTCAAAGTAGGCGACTATGTCTACTTGAAGCTTAGGCAATTCGGGCAGAAGACCATGAGGAAAACTGCAAGTGCAAAGCTGAACCAGAAGTTCTATGGGCCTTATAGAGTGTTGGAGAAACTGGGCAGTGTTGCATACAAGCTTCAGCTTCCTCCAACTTCACAATTGCACCCGGTCTTCCATGTTTCCTTACTCAAAAAGAAGGTTGGAGATCCGAGTCTCATTGGGGAGGAGTTACCCACAGTGGATCAAGAGGGAAGGATCCTTATGAAGCCAAAGGAAGTGCTCGGATATAGGCTACATCGAAGGGGCCGAGGGAGACCAAGGGTATGGCAAGCATTGATCCTGTGGGAAGGATTATCAAGGGACGAGGCAACATGGGAGGACTATGATGGGCTGGAAAAGAAGTATCCCCAATTGatccttgagggcaaggatATGCTAAAAGGGAGGGGGAATGTCAAAACCCCAAGGCAGGAGGCCACGGGCCATGCCTTGACCAGCACCAGCCCATGCCAGGACAGCACGCCAGCAGCACTGTTGGCGTCGCTTGATTGCCCACAGACCGTGCCCTTGGTGAATGCTAGACCACGGTCACCCTCCATCAGGCAGCGAACAGTCGGCGCGCGCACGCAAGCGAGGTTGTCACACCACACTCAGCGCACGGCTAGACTGCACGCACGCCTAGCGCGCGTGCGCAGCGGGCACGCATGGGCTATGCGCGCACACCGCGTGCATGCATGGGCTGTGCGTAGGCACAAGGcccatgcatggcctaggcacCCGCGCAGCGCACGCTTGCACATCCATCTTGGAATTGACGGTGCGGCTACCCAGCAGGCCCACGCATGCTGGCATGCCGCTCAACGCCctggtcttgaccagggccatgctgatcaacgccctggccttggccagggccttgctgctcaacgccttggtcttgaccagggccatgctgatcaacaccctggctttggccagggtcttgctgaccaacgcccaggcaccacagcctgggccatgcagaccaacgcccaggccccactggcctgggccatgcagcagCCTGCCATGCTTAAGCCAACCACGGTCCAACCCAGCGACTCATCAATGGTGCCCAGCCCACACAACCTGGGCCACACATGCAAGGACCATGGACCAGCCAAGGCTAGCCCGGCAGGCCAATCTGAAGACCCACGCATGCAAGCATGA